The DNA sequence GCTGAAAGCCATGTATTACCTAACGATGTGGATTTATCGATTGATTTAGCTAAAAATTTACACTTGAATATTCCTATAATGAGCGCAAGTATGGACACTGTAACCGATGCAGCAATGGCAATCGCAATGGCTCGCCAAGGCGGCTTGGGCGTCATCCACAAGAACATGACCATCGAAGCGCAGGCTGAAGAAGTGCACAAAGTAAAACGTTCCGAAAGTGGCGTTATCATCGACCCATTCTTCCTGACTCCTGATCACTTGGTTTCGGAAGCAGAGAATCTGATGAGCAAATACCGCATCAGCGGCGTGCCTATCGTTAATGATATGGAAGAGCGCAAATTGGTAGGGATTTTGACGAACCGCGATCTGCGCTTCATTGCAGATTACCAAGTTCCGATCGGCGATGTCATGACCAAAGAACATTTGGTTACCGCTCCTGTAGGGACTTCTTTGAAGGACGCTGAATCCATTCTGCAAAAATACAAAATCGAAAAACTGCCTTTAGTCGATGAAAGCGGCCGTCTGGCTGGCTTGATCACGATCAAGGATATCGAAAAAGTAATCGAGTTTCCCAACTCCGCAAAAGATGCACACGGCCGTTTGATCGTTGCGGCTGCAGTGGGTGTGACAAGTGATACATTCGAACGCGCCCAAGCCTTATTGGATGCAGGTGCAGATGCAATCGTCATCGATACAGCGCATGGCCACAGCGCCGGCGTTATCCGCAAAATTAAAGAAATCCGCGACCAGTTCCCTGAAGCAACCCTGATTGCCGGAAACGTAGCGACTGCAGAAGGAACCCGCGCACTGTTTGATGTCGGGGTCGACGTAGTCAAAGTCGGAATCGGACCGGGATCCATCTGTACGACTCGTGTCGTAGCCGGTGTCGGTGTTCCTCAGATAACAGCCATCTATGATGCTGCAAGCGTGGCGAGAGAATACGGCAGAGCAATCATCGCAGACGGCGGGATCAAGTATTCAGGAGACATCGTCAAAGCGATGGCTGCCGGTGGACATGCAGTCATGTTGGGCAGCATGTTGGCGGGTACGGATGAGTCTCCGGGCGAATTCGAAATCTTCCAGGGCCGTCGTTTCAAGACTTACCGTGGTATGGGCAGTCTGGCAGCAATGGAAAAAGGCTCAAGCGACCGTTACTTCCAAGGCGGCGTGAACGAAGCGAAGAAAATGGTGCCGGAAGGTATCGAAGGTCGTGTAGCCTATAAAGGGGCAGCCAGCGACATCATCTTCCAACTGCTTGGCGGTGTCCGTTCCGGTATGGGTTATGTCGGTGCAGCTAATTTGCAAGAGCTTCGTGATAATGCGCAATTCATCAAGATGTCCGGTGCCGGATTGATCGAATCCCATCCGCATGACATCCAAATCACAAAAGAAGCACCAAACTACTCCATCCAAAGATAAAAATGCGAGAAACCAAAATGTCCGGGACACTGTTCCCGGGCATTTTTTCCTTATGTTCACGGTTTGCTGGAGCTTTCTGATATAATTAAAACGGAATTTCTTTATGCTTCCTTAAGCAAAAATTTAGAACAATTTGGTACGATGAGGGAAAATATATATTTTGGGGAAAGGGTTGTCCTATATGAATAAAGTTTTGATTGTCGATGACGACAGGGAAATCGTGGATTTATTAAGCATCTACTGCAAAAATGAAGGGTACGATCCGATAAAGGCCTATGACGGCGTGGATGCCTTCCGCAAGCTTGAGGAAAATGCGGATATCCAATTGATTATTTTGGATGTGATGATGCCTAAGAAGGACGGCATATCGGTAGTAAGGGAGCTGCGGGAACAGAGCAATCCGATCCCGATTCTGATGCTGAGCGCAAAATCCACGGATATGGATAAGATCCAAGGATTGACGACAGGTGCGGACGACTATGTTTCTAAGCCGTTCAACCCACTGGAAGTGATGGCCCGCATCAAATCGCTTTTGCGCCGGACCAATATGCAGGTAGATGCTGCAGAGGTGGACTCGATCGAAATAGGTCCGCTGATCATCAAGAAAGATTCCCATGAAGTAAAGACGCTGAACGGAAAGAGCATCCAGTTGACCGCGCTGGAATTCGGCATCCTGCATTTATTGGCAAGTCATCCGAATCGCGTCTTCAGTGCCGATGAGATTTTTGAACGCGTTTGGCAACAGGAAAGCATCGTATCCGCCAAAACTGTTATGGTGCATGTGAGCCATCTTCGCGATAAAATTGAAGAGGCTACAGGCGGCGAGAAAGTCATCCAGACAGTATGGGGTGTAGGCTATAAGATTGGGGAATAGGCATGCCTGCATAAGGGCTAGCCTGAAAAAAACAGCTGAGTCGGGAGGGGGCAGCTTTGCTTAATAAGTTGAAGAAAAAAGAACTGAGTGAACTCATTTTTGAAGGGGCCTTGACGCTGGGCATCGTCTATCTGCTCTACATCGGGATGGAGCTGATGTTCAACCGACTGGTAGCGACCCCTCCCTCGATTTTGAGTGAAATCCCTTCCTTAAGGCGATTCGTGATGGTGGTTGACGCATTTTTAACCATTTACGATGATGCTTTCCAATGGATCGCGGCGATTTTTGCGGCCATCTTCACCGGCTGGCGTTTGGCCAGGAGATACAAGCAGATGCAGCTGACGCATATTCTGGACGAATTGCATTATATCGCAGCGGGGCACTTCGATCATCGGATCGATGCGAACAATGCCGGTAGCTATGTTGATGTTGTGGACAGCATCAATACGCTGGTGGAAAGTACGGTCCAAGCGATGGCAGAGGAACGGAAAATCGAACAATCGAAAGATGAATTAATCACGAACGTCAGTCACGATATCCGGACCCCCTTGACTTCCATCATCGGTTACCTGGGATTGATAGAGGATAAGCAATTCA is a window from the Trichococcus shcherbakoviae genome containing:
- the guaB gene encoding IMP dehydrogenase, whose protein sequence is MSNWETKFAKEGFTFDDVLLVPAESHVLPNDVDLSIDLAKNLHLNIPIMSASMDTVTDAAMAIAMARQGGLGVIHKNMTIEAQAEEVHKVKRSESGVIIDPFFLTPDHLVSEAENLMSKYRISGVPIVNDMEERKLVGILTNRDLRFIADYQVPIGDVMTKEHLVTAPVGTSLKDAESILQKYKIEKLPLVDESGRLAGLITIKDIEKVIEFPNSAKDAHGRLIVAAAVGVTSDTFERAQALLDAGADAIVIDTAHGHSAGVIRKIKEIRDQFPEATLIAGNVATAEGTRALFDVGVDVVKVGIGPGSICTTRVVAGVGVPQITAIYDAASVAREYGRAIIADGGIKYSGDIVKAMAAGGHAVMLGSMLAGTDESPGEFEIFQGRRFKTYRGMGSLAAMEKGSSDRYFQGGVNEAKKMVPEGIEGRVAYKGAASDIIFQLLGGVRSGMGYVGAANLQELRDNAQFIKMSGAGLIESHPHDIQITKEAPNYSIQR
- a CDS encoding response regulator transcription factor; the encoded protein is MNKVLIVDDDREIVDLLSIYCKNEGYDPIKAYDGVDAFRKLEENADIQLIILDVMMPKKDGISVVRELREQSNPIPILMLSAKSTDMDKIQGLTTGADDYVSKPFNPLEVMARIKSLLRRTNMQVDAAEVDSIEIGPLIIKKDSHEVKTLNGKSIQLTALEFGILHLLASHPNRVFSADEIFERVWQQESIVSAKTVMVHVSHLRDKIEEATGGEKVIQTVWGVGYKIGE